The Mumia flava sequence GCGCGCCTGAAGTAGGCAAGCACCGTACTGCCCGATTCGACGGGTTCGCCACCGAAAGCAGAGTCCGGATCGGTGGGGAACCCGTCGAATCGCGGGCGCGGACCGGGTCGGGGTCAGGCGCCGAGGCGCTGACCGGTCTTCGAGCTGAAGGCGTGCACGTGGTCCGCGTCGACGGCGAGGTTGATCTTGTCGCCGATCCGCGGCGGGGTCCGCCAGTCGACGCGCGCGATGAACGTCTCCTCCGAGCCGTCCACGGTCGTACGGCCGTAGGCGAACGCGTCCGAGCCGAGCTCCTCCACGACGTCGAGGACCATCGCGATCCCGGCGTCGGCGATCTCGACGTCCTCCGGGCGGATCCCGACCGTGATCGACGGGCCGTCGGCGGCCGCGAGCACGTCCCGCGCCACCGGCACGACGGCGTCGCCCACCCGTACGCCACCGTCGACGATGGGCGCGTCGAAGAGGTTCATCGCGGGCGAGCCGAGGAAGCCGGCGACGAAGACGTTGTTCGGCTTGTCGTAGGTGTGCCGCGGGGTGTCGATCTGCTGGAGGACACCGTCCTTCATCACGGCGACACGGTCACCGAGCGTCATGGCCTCGACCTGGTCGTGGGTCACGTAGACGGTGGTGGTCCCGAGCCGGCGCTGGAGCTGGGCGATCTGGGCGCGGGTCTGGACGCGGAGCTTCGCGTCGAGGTTCGACAGCGGCTCGTCCATCAGGAACACCTGCGGGGAGCGTACGATCGCGCGGCCCATCGCGACGCGCTGGCGCTGACCGCCGGACAGGGCCTTCGGCTTGCGGTCGAGGTACTCGGTCAGGCCGAGCATCTCCGCGGCCTCGGCGACACGCTGCTTGATCTCCGACTTCGCGGTGCCGGCGATCTTGAGCGCGAAGCCCATGTTCTCGGCGACCGTCATGTGCGGGTAGAGCGCGTAGTTCTGGAAGACCATCGCGATGTCGCGGGACTTCGGGGGGAGGTCGGTGACGTCGCGGTCGCCGATCAGGATGCGACCGGAATCGACCTCCTCGAGGCCGGCGAGCATCCGCAGCGACGTCGACTTGCCGCAGCCCGACGGGCCGACGAGAACGAGGAACTCCCCGTCCGCGACCTCGAGCTCGAGCTCGTTGACGGCCGGGCGCTCCTGGCCGGGGAAGACACGCGATGCTTTGTCGAACGTGACAGAAGCCATGACAAAACCATTCCCTTCACCGGCAGGTACGTGCCGGACGATCCGTTGTGAAGTGGACGGCTCGGGTTCGAGCCACGCTTATTGTTGCCGAGGACGACATATCCCGTCCAGGGTTCGTCCGGATCGTGATCCGACCGAGATCGCCGCGGCCGGATCACGATCGCGGCCGCTCAGGGCACGACCAGGCTGAACCCCAGTGGCTCGGCCCCTGCCCCGACGGAGTCGAGCAGCCAGGTCGACACGTCGAACCACCCCGCAGGGCAGTTCGGCGCGCCGAGCCCGACGTACGCGACGGTCCCCGGGCCCCCGAGGGCCCGCACCTGCGCGGCCCGCAGCCGGGTCACCGGCAGCGAGACCGCGGGCTGGACGCAGAACTGGTGCGCCGCGTTCGGCTTCGTGACCGCCTTGATCCGGTACGACCCGGAGGCGATCGTGCCGTCCTCCGCGACCACACCCCACATCGACGAGGTCCCGGGGGCGCCCCGCGGGCCCCTCGGTCCACGCGGGCCCGCGGGACCGCGTACGGCGATGGCCTTCTTCGTCGTCCTTCTCGGGCACGTGCCGTTCTTGTTCGCCGAGCGCACGACCTTGGACTTGGTGACGCAGACCTTCACGGTCTTCTGCGAGGACACCGCGTACGTCGCGGTGCCCCCGACCAGCAGCCCGCACACCACTCCGGCGGCGAGGAGAACGACTCCGTGCTTCGTGACCATCCTTGATTGTCGGCCCGCGGGAGGGCCCTCCAGGGACGCATTGTTCTCGCCACGGTCGATAGGGTCGAGAGTGTGGAAGCGATCTTCTCCCCCGGCGCGGCCTGGCACCCGGTCTCCGAACGACTGCGCACGATGCGGCGGGTCCTGATCCTCGTGTGGTCGGCCGTCCTCGGGATCACGGCAGCTGTGGCGATCGGCCTGCTGCTCGGCTGGTGGTGGCTCTCGGCGATCATCGTGCTGGTGTCGGCCGGCTCAGCGGTCTGGGGGTGGTTCTGGGCGGCCCGCAACCAGCGCGCATGGGGCTACGCCGAGAACGACGACGACCTCTACGTCCGCAGCGGCGTCGCGTGGCGGCGCATCGTCGCGGTCCCGTACGGGCGGGTGCAGTTCGTCGACGTGGAAGCCGGCCCGCTCGAGCGTGCGTACGGGATCGCGACCGTGAGCCTCCACACAGCCAGCTCCGAGACGTCCGCGCAGATCCCCGGCGTCCCGGCCGACGAGGCGTCGCGGCTCCGCGACCGGCTGACCGAGCTCGGGAAGACGCATGGCGCCGGGATCTGATCCGTCGCCCGAGGCCGGAGCCCCGACCGTGCCGCCGACGAGCCAGGGCCTGCGCACCCATCCGGCGAGCGCGCTCGTCCGGGTGTGGATCTGGATCGTCGCGGGCCTCGTGGCGTTCGGCCGCAACGTCCTCGAGGAGCAGACCGCGTTCGGCCAGGTCATCGTGTCCTTGCTCGCGATCGTCGCCGTCGCTGCCGTCGTCGGGGTCGCGTTCGGTTACCTGACCTGGTGGTTCACGCGGTTCACGATCGACGGGCGCGAGATCCGCCTCGAGTCGGGCATCCTCACCCGCCGCTCCCGGCGGGCGCCGTACGAGCGGATCCAGTCGGTCGACATCAACGAGCCCTTCGTGGCGCGCATCTTCGGTCTCTGCGAGCTGACACTCGAGCTGGCCGGCGGGTCGGACTCGCAGCTCAAGCTCCAGTACCTCAAGCGCCCGGAGGCCGAGCGCCTCCGGGGCGTGCTGCTCGAGCGTGCACAGGAGGCGACCGGAGAGCCGGGCGCGGCCACCGATCCGGCGTACGGCGGTCCGGCCGCCGACCTCGGCACGTCCGCGGTCGGCACCCCCAGGGACGGCGCGTCCGAGCTCGGCACGTCCGCACCGGCGGATCCGGCTGCGCAGCCCGGGCAGCCGAGCGGCCCCTACTCCCCCGACCTCGCTCCGCCGATCGTCGTGGTGAAGCCCGGGCGGCTGGTCCTGGCGACGCTCCTGTCGGCCGAGTTCCTGATCCCGGCCGTCCTGACGCTGGGCGTGCTCGCGGTGGGCGTCTTCGCCCCCGGCATCGTGATCGGGCTCGTGCCGTTCCTGTTCTGGATGGGACAGGTCGTCTTCAACCGCGTGGTCGCGCAGTGGGAGTTCACCCTGCGGCGCCACCCTCGGGGACTGCACGTGACGCGCGGGTTGCTGACGCGGGTCTCGCAGACCATCCCGTACGACCGGGTGCAGGCGTTCGTGGAGCACCAGGCCGCGCTGTGGCGGCCGTGGGGTCTGGTCCGGGTCGAGGTCACGGTCGCCGGGCGTCCGACCGACTCCGACGGGCGTCAGTCCACCGCGACGCTGCTGCCCGTCGCGACGTCCGCCGAGACGCAGATGGTGATCGCTCAGCTCTCGTCGCGGGTCGACCCGCCGTCGGTCCCCCGGGTCGCTGCGCCTCGGCGCTCGGCGTGGCTGGCGCCGATCGGGTGGCGGTTCCGGGCTGCTGGTTCGGACGAGGCCGCGTTCGTCGCCGACCGTGGCTGGGTCTCCCACCGCACGGACGTGGTCCCGCACGCGAAGACGCAGTCGGTCTCGGTCACCCAGGGTCCGCTGCAGCGGCTCCTCGGCGTCGCCGACCTGCGCGTGCACACCCCGAACGGCCCCGTCGACGCGCACGGTCGCAACCTCGCTGCGGACGACGCTGCGGAGCTCGCGCGGCAGCAGGTCGCGCACGCCCGGGCGGCCCGCACGGACTGACTCGGCGGCCGCCCGCTGCACGTTGGGCCTGGCTGTGGCCGCGGGTTTGCGTTGCCGGCAACGCAAACCCGATCTGGGCACCGCGGAATCACGCGTGTCTTCGGTGCCCTGAACCAGGCTGCGTTGCCGGCAACGCAATCGCGCAGACGTGACGCGGGTGGCACCGCCACAGATGACTCGCGACGCCGCCACGGCTGACTCGCGAGGGCGCCGGCGGTGACTCGTCAGCCGCCGGACGTGGCGTCCTCGGCGGCGGCGTCGATCGCGTCGACCTCGCGGGAGCTGAGCCAACCGTCCGGGAGAGCGACGCGCTTGGCGCTCCCCTGACGGCCGCGGGGCTTGCCGAGCTCTTCGAGCGGGTACGGCTCGTCGGGGTCCAGATCGGCGAGGAGAGCGTCGAGCTCGGGCAGCGAGCTGATCGTCGCGAGCGCGTGCCGCATCCGACCACCGGCGCGGAAGCCCTTGAGGTACCACGCGACGTGCTTGCGGAACTCCACGCAGCCGCGCTCCTCCCCCAGGTGCTCGGCCAGCAGCTCGGCGTGACGACGCATCCGCGCGGCGACCTCACCGAGCGTCGGCAGGGCCGTCACCGGCTCTCCGGCGAAGGCCGCAGCGAGATCCCGGAACAGCCACGGCCGGCCCAGGCACCCGCGCCCGACGACGACGCCGTCGCAGCCGGTCTGCTCGACCATCGCGATCGCGTCGGACGCCTCCCAGATGTCGCCGTTGCCGAGCACCGGGATGTCGACGGCGTCCTTGAGCGTCGCGATCGACTCCCAGTCCGCCGTGCCCGAGTAGTGCTGCGCGGCCGTCCGGCCGTGCAGCGCGATCGCCGCGCAGCCCGCCTCCTGGGCGATCCGGCCGGCGTCGAGGAACGTCAGGTGGTCCTCGTCGATCCCCTTGCGGGTCTTCATCGTCACCGGAACGCCGTACGGCTCCGCGGCGCCGACCGCCTCGTGCAGGATCGCGCCGAGAAGCGTCGCCTTCCACGGCAGCGCGGCGCCACCACCCTTGCGGGTGATCTTCGGGACCGGGCAGCCGAAGTTCAGGTCCACGTGCGCCACCCCGTACTCCTCGCACAGGATCCGCACCGCCTTGCCGATGTAGACCGGGTCCACGCCGTACAGCTGGACCGAGCGCGTCGTCTCCGTCGCGTCGAACGTCAGCATCCGCAGGCTGATCGGATCGCCCTCGACGATCCCGCGGGACGTGATCATCTCGCACACGTACAGCCCCGCGCCCTCCTCGGCGCACAGCCGCCGGAACGCCGCGTTCGTGACCCCGGCCATCGGCGCGAGCACGACCGGCGTCGGGACCTCGAGGTCCCCGAGACGCAACGGACGGGCGGGAGCAGTGGTCGCGGACATGGCGTCCATTGTCCCAGGGGCGCGCAAGAGGGTCTCGATCACTCGCTGCGCTCGCGCCTCGACCACCGAGGAATCACTCGCTGCGCTCGCGCCTCGACCCCCGGGGAATCACTCGCTGCGCTCGCGCCTCGACCACCGAGGAATCACTCGCTGCGCTCGCGCCTCGACCCCCGCACGCGCGACAAGCCCCAGGCGACCAGACCGACGACGGCGCCGACCAGCACGCCGGTGAACAGACTGCTCACGAACGCCGCCGCCCGGGTCACGATGGCGTGGGTGCTGTCCGACACGTCGCTCAGGTTGCCTCCGAGCCGAGGCGGGTCGTCGCCCCACACCGAGTCCCAGAACAGCTGGTGCCCGACCGCGAGCAGCACCCCGTACAGCGCTCCGATCACCAGGACGGTGAGGAAGGGGTTCGGTACGCGTGCCGCCAGCACGACCACGACCCAGATCACCGGTGGCAGCACCGCCAGCAGCACGGTCAGCACGCCCTGCGGCGGAGCGAGGTCGAGATCGTGGACGACGACCCGCGGGAACGCGAGCGCGGCGAGCCCGAGGAGGGCCAGGAACGGCAGGCCGAGTCCGCGGCGCGCCGGCCGCGGGTTGGCCGGGTACGACGGGTTCGGCGGGTACGACGGGTTCGACGGGTTGGGCGGGTACGACGGGTTGGGTGGGTTCGACGGGTTGGGCGGGTTCGACGGGTTCATGACGTCGACGCTACGAACGCCGCGCAGGGCTCGGGAGCGTCGCGCGTCCCTCGTCGGATCGCCCGCGGGCGACGCCGGCGTCGCCGGTGAGCGTACGCACGGAGGCGCCCGCGCCCGTACGCTCGGACCATGTCCCGGTTCGCGGATCGCCCCGTGCTGGTCGACGCCGCGCTCGGCACCGGGGTCGCGCTGGTGATGTCCTTGGTGATCAGCTCCGGGCAGGCCGGGGACCCGCACCCGGTCGCGTACTTCTGGGCGGTCGGCCTCGGCGCGCTCATGCTCGCCCGCCGGCGCTACCCGGTGATCGTGCTCGCGGTGACGGTGCTCGGCCTGTTCGCCTACTACGCCGCCGGCTACGCGGCCGTCGGAGTCGCGCTCCCGGTCGTCGCCGCCCTGTACTCGGCGGCCGAGGCGGGACGGACGTGGGCCGCCGTGATCGCGGCCGCCGTCGTGCTCGCCACGTCGCTGACCTTCCGGCTCGCCGTCGGACAGGACGCGGCGTACGTCGTGGGGTACGAGCTGGCGTCGCACGTCGCGCTGATCGCGGCCGCGATCGCACTGGGTGACAGCGTACGCAGCCGCCGCCGGCTCCAGCAGAAACAGTCCGTGCTCGACGACCTGGACGAGGCTCGCCACGCCGCCGACGCCGAGCACCGTCTTCAGGACCAGCGCCTGGCTCTCGCCCGGGAGCTGCACGACTCCCTCGGCCACCAGATCACCGTGGTCAGCCTCCAGGCCGAGGTCGCGCGCGAGGCGCTGCGCGACGACCCGGATGCCGCCGAGGCGGCCGTCGGACGGATCCGGCAGGCCTCGTCGGCGATGCTGGGCGAGCTGCGCCGGACCGTGCGGGTGCTCCGCAGAGCCGCGGAGCCGAGGCCCGGTGGTTCACTGGCCGCCGCCAGCGACGTACTCGACGCTGCCCGGGGCACGGGACTCGAGGTGAACCTCGAGGTCGACGGCGACCTGGCAGCGCTGCGCAGCGACGTCGACTCCGCGGCGTACCGCGTGCTCCAGGAGGCGGTGACGAACACCCTGCGGCACGCCGGCGCGGCCACCATCTCCGTCCGGATGGCCGTGGACGCCGGGACCCTGCGGCTGCACGTCGTCGACGACGGCGGCTCATTCGAGGGTCCCGTGGTCGCGAGCGGCGGGCTCGCGGGCATGGAGGACCGGGCCCGCGCGGTCGGCGGGAGCCTGGCCGCGCGGCGCGGGACGGACGGCTTCGAGGTCGATCTGGTGGTCCCGGAGGCAGTCCGATGATCCGGGTGCTGCTCGCCGACGACCAGGAGCTCGTCCGTACGGGCCTGCGCGCGCTGCTCGCGCGCGACCGCGACGTGGAGGTCGTCGGGGAGGCCGCGGACGGTCGCGCCGCGATCCGCCAGGCCGTCGCGCTGCGGCCCGACGTGATCCTCATGGACCTGCGGATGCCGCTCGTCGACGGCATCGCCGCGACCGAACGCATCACGGGCGATCCCGCGCTCGCGTCGACGCGCGTGCTCGTGCTGACCACCTTCGACGACGCGGACGAGATCGCCGACGCCGTCGCCGCAGGCGCCGCCGGCTACCTCCTCAAGGACACCGGCGCCGACGAGCTCCGTACGGCCGTGCGCACCGTCGCGGACGGCGGCAACGTGCTCTCCCCGACCGTGGCGAGGCTCGTCATGGAACGGATGGCGCGCACACCGGTGGCGGCCCCCGACCCGCGGATCGCCGACCTGACCGTGCGCGAACGTGACGTGCTCGCGCGGGTCGGGCTCGGCGAGTCCAACGACGAGATCGGCCGCGCGCTGCACCTCAGCCCGGCGACCGCCCGTACCTACGTCAGCCGGCTGCTCGGGCACTTCGACCTCCGCGACCGCACCCAGCTCGCGCTCCTCGCGCAGCGGTCGGGCGTGTCGGCGGGCGACGCGGACGCCGGCTGAGCCGGTGTGCCTCCCCCGGTCGTCGGCGACCAGGGGTCTCGATCACTCGCTGCGCTCGCGCCTCGACCCTCGGCATCGCCGAGCGGAGCGAGGATCGAGACGCGACCTTCCCCCGGCCGTCGAGGCCGAGCGGAGCGAGGATCGAGACGCGGGGGGTCAGGTCCAGGTCGACAGGAACGACGCGATGCGCTCGATCGCGTCCTCGAGGTCCTCGACACGGGGCAGGGTCACGAGCCGGAAGTGGTCGGGGTCGGGCCAGTTGAAGCCGGTCCCCTGCACCACGAGCAGCTTCTCCTGACGGAGCAGCTCGAGCGCGAACTGCTCGTCGTCCTTGATCGGGTACACGTCCGGGTCGAGCCGCGGAAACATGTACAGCGCGCCCTTCGGCTTGACCACCGACACCCCGGGGATGTCGGTCAGCAGCTCGTACGCGCGGTTGCGCTGCTCGAGCAGGCGCCCGCCCGGCAGGATCAGGTCGTGGATCGACTGCCGGCCGCCGAGTGCCGTGGCGATGGCGTACTGGCTCGGGACGTTGGGGCACAGCCGCATGTTCGCGAGCATGTTGAGGCCCTCGACGTAGCTGTGCGCGTGATGCTTCGGGCCGGACAGCATCATCCAGCCGGTCCGGAACCCGGCCACGCGGTACGCCTTCGACAGACCGTTGAACGTCACGCACAGCAGGTCGGGCGCGAGCGAGGCGATGCAGGTGTGCTCCGCGTCGTCGTACAGGATCTTGTCGTAGATCTCGTCGGCGAACACGATGAGGTCGCGCTCGCGGGCGACGGCCACGATCTGCTCGAGGACCGCCTTGTCGTAGACCGCGCCGGTCGGGTTGTTCGGGTTGATCACGACGATCGCCTTCGTGCGGTCGGTGATCTTGGAGCGGATGTCGTCGAGGTCAGGGTTCCAGTCCGCGGCCTCGTCGCAGCGGTAGTGCACCGCGGTGCCGCCGGACAGGCTGACCGCCGCCGTCCACAGCGGGTAGTCCGGCATCGGGATCAGGATCTCGTCGCCGTCGTCGAGCAGCGCCTGCATCGCCATCACGATCAGCTCGGAGACACCGTTGCCGATGTAGACGTCGTCGACGTCGATCCCGTCGATCCGCTCCTCGTAGTGCTGCACGATCGCGCGCCGGGCCGGCATCAGGCCCTTGGAGTCGCTGTAGCCCTGGGCCTGGTGGAGGTTCGCGATGATGTCGACGAGGATCTCGTCGGGGGCGTCGAAGCCGAACGGGGCGGGGTTGCCGATGTTGAGCTTGAGGACCCGGTGGCCCTCCTCCTCCAGCCGCTTGGCCTCGTCGAGCACCGGCCCACGGATGTCGTAGAGGACCTCGGCCAGCTTCGTCGACTGCATCACCTCGCGCATGCGCCCAAGGATGCCAGGCGGCGGATCGGGTGGGCGAACGAGATTCGGGTCGACCCGTACGGTCGGCGCCTCAGCCGCGCAGGGTCCAGGACACCGGCGCCGCCAGGTCGTCGGTGCGGACCTGGATGCTGGTGAATGGCTTGCCCGGCTGCGTGAGGAAGACGTAGCACCGCTTCGCGACGTCGCCCTGGGCGAACGGCTTCGGCAGCGCACCGCCGGCACACTTCGTGAACGTCCCGCCCTTGAACGACGTCGGCGCCACGTACGTGTCCCCCGGATCGGCCGCGAAGACCGGAACCTTCGCGCCGCCGAGCGGGTCCGGTCCGTCGTTGCGGACGGTGACGTCGACGAGGTACGGCGTCGCCGCGGCGGTCTTGCCCGGCAGCGCCCACCCGTCGAGGTCGGCAGCCGTGCCCTTGCGGACCTTCGTCACGGTGACGGTGATCGCACTTGCCTTGTCACCGACCGGGTAGCCGATCGTCGCCGGCTTCCCGACGGCGACCGCGGTCCCCGCCTCGGTCAGCGTGACGCCGTCGGGCAGGTCGACCAACGACGTGGAGGTCGGGGTGTTCGCGTCGGCAGGCTCGGCGTCGTCGCTGCCGCTGCAGGCCGCGGTCACGGTGACGAGCGCGCCGACGAGCGCGACGGCCGCTGCGGGCCGCCGCCAGGTCGCCCACCTCACGCGCCGACCAGCCGGGTGGCGAGGTAGGCCGGAACCTGGTCCAGCGAGACGCGCTCCTGGGTCATCGTGTCGCGCTCGCGCACGGTGACGGCCTGGTCGTCGAGGGTGTCGAAGTCGACCGTGATGCAGAACGGCGTGCCGATCTCGTCCTGGCGGCGGTAGCGGCGACCGATCGCGCCGGCGTCGTCGAAGTCGACGTTCCACGCCGTACGGAGCTCGGCCGCGAGGTCGCGCGCGGCCGGGCTGAGCTTCTCGTTGCGCGACAGCGGCAGCACGGCGGCCTTGACCGGGGCGAGCCGCGGGTCGAGCGCGAGCATCGTGCGCTTGTCGACGCCGCCCTTGG is a genomic window containing:
- a CDS encoding ABC transporter ATP-binding protein, coding for MASVTFDKASRVFPGQERPAVNELELEVADGEFLVLVGPSGCGKSTSLRMLAGLEEVDSGRILIGDRDVTDLPPKSRDIAMVFQNYALYPHMTVAENMGFALKIAGTAKSEIKQRVAEAAEMLGLTEYLDRKPKALSGGQRQRVAMGRAIVRSPQVFLMDEPLSNLDAKLRVQTRAQIAQLQRRLGTTTVYVTHDQVEAMTLGDRVAVMKDGVLQQIDTPRHTYDKPNNVFVAGFLGSPAMNLFDAPIVDGGVRVGDAVVPVARDVLAAADGPSITVGIRPEDVEIADAGIAMVLDVVEELGSDAFAYGRTTVDGSEETFIARVDWRTPPRIGDKINLAVDADHVHAFSSKTGQRLGA
- a CDS encoding PH domain-containing protein produces the protein MEAIFSPGAAWHPVSERLRTMRRVLILVWSAVLGITAAVAIGLLLGWWWLSAIIVLVSAGSAVWGWFWAARNQRAWGYAENDDDLYVRSGVAWRRIVAVPYGRVQFVDVEAGPLERAYGIATVSLHTASSETSAQIPGVPADEASRLRDRLTELGKTHGAGI
- a CDS encoding PH domain-containing protein, translated to MAPGSDPSPEAGAPTVPPTSQGLRTHPASALVRVWIWIVAGLVAFGRNVLEEQTAFGQVIVSLLAIVAVAAVVGVAFGYLTWWFTRFTIDGREIRLESGILTRRSRRAPYERIQSVDINEPFVARIFGLCELTLELAGGSDSQLKLQYLKRPEAERLRGVLLERAQEATGEPGAATDPAYGGPAADLGTSAVGTPRDGASELGTSAPADPAAQPGQPSGPYSPDLAPPIVVVKPGRLVLATLLSAEFLIPAVLTLGVLAVGVFAPGIVIGLVPFLFWMGQVVFNRVVAQWEFTLRRHPRGLHVTRGLLTRVSQTIPYDRVQAFVEHQAALWRPWGLVRVEVTVAGRPTDSDGRQSTATLLPVATSAETQMVIAQLSSRVDPPSVPRVAAPRRSAWLAPIGWRFRAAGSDEAAFVADRGWVSHRTDVVPHAKTQSVSVTQGPLQRLLGVADLRVHTPNGPVDAHGRNLAADDAAELARQQVAHARAARTD
- the dusB gene encoding tRNA dihydrouridine synthase DusB, translating into MSATTAPARPLRLGDLEVPTPVVLAPMAGVTNAAFRRLCAEEGAGLYVCEMITSRGIVEGDPISLRMLTFDATETTRSVQLYGVDPVYIGKAVRILCEEYGVAHVDLNFGCPVPKITRKGGGAALPWKATLLGAILHEAVGAAEPYGVPVTMKTRKGIDEDHLTFLDAGRIAQEAGCAAIALHGRTAAQHYSGTADWESIATLKDAVDIPVLGNGDIWEASDAIAMVEQTGCDGVVVGRGCLGRPWLFRDLAAAFAGEPVTALPTLGEVAARMRRHAELLAEHLGEERGCVEFRKHVAWYLKGFRAGGRMRHALATISSLPELDALLADLDPDEPYPLEELGKPRGRQGSAKRVALPDGWLSSREVDAIDAAAEDATSGG
- a CDS encoding sensor histidine kinase, translating into MSRFADRPVLVDAALGTGVALVMSLVISSGQAGDPHPVAYFWAVGLGALMLARRRYPVIVLAVTVLGLFAYYAAGYAAVGVALPVVAALYSAAEAGRTWAAVIAAAVVLATSLTFRLAVGQDAAYVVGYELASHVALIAAAIALGDSVRSRRRLQQKQSVLDDLDEARHAADAEHRLQDQRLALARELHDSLGHQITVVSLQAEVAREALRDDPDAAEAAVGRIRQASSAMLGELRRTVRVLRRAAEPRPGGSLAAASDVLDAARGTGLEVNLEVDGDLAALRSDVDSAAYRVLQEAVTNTLRHAGAATISVRMAVDAGTLRLHVVDDGGSFEGPVVASGGLAGMEDRARAVGGSLAARRGTDGFEVDLVVPEAVR
- a CDS encoding response regulator transcription factor; protein product: MIRVLLADDQELVRTGLRALLARDRDVEVVGEAADGRAAIRQAVALRPDVILMDLRMPLVDGIAATERITGDPALASTRVLVLTTFDDADEIADAVAAGAAGYLLKDTGADELRTAVRTVADGGNVLSPTVARLVMERMARTPVAAPDPRIADLTVRERDVLARVGLGESNDEIGRALHLSPATARTYVSRLLGHFDLRDRTQLALLAQRSGVSAGDADAG
- a CDS encoding pyridoxal phosphate-dependent aminotransferase, coding for MREVMQSTKLAEVLYDIRGPVLDEAKRLEEEGHRVLKLNIGNPAPFGFDAPDEILVDIIANLHQAQGYSDSKGLMPARRAIVQHYEERIDGIDVDDVYIGNGVSELIVMAMQALLDDGDEILIPMPDYPLWTAAVSLSGGTAVHYRCDEAADWNPDLDDIRSKITDRTKAIVVINPNNPTGAVYDKAVLEQIVAVARERDLIVFADEIYDKILYDDAEHTCIASLAPDLLCVTFNGLSKAYRVAGFRTGWMMLSGPKHHAHSYVEGLNMLANMRLCPNVPSQYAIATALGGRQSIHDLILPGGRLLEQRNRAYELLTDIPGVSVVKPKGALYMFPRLDPDVYPIKDDEQFALELLRQEKLLVVQGTGFNWPDPDHFRLVTLPRVEDLEDAIERIASFLSTWT